The Kosakonia sp. SMBL-WEM22 sequence CCGAGAGTAACAGCGAGTTTAAGGCGAGAGATTGTTTCATTGTCGTCAGCTCCATTTTTCGCTACCCCGACTCGGATCGGGGCTTCCTTACGCACAAGAGAAATCAGAACCCAATAGTGCACAGAAGAACATCAATGGACGCAAAGCAGTGTAAAAGTCCTTAAAATCAACATCTCACTACGAACGATAAAGCAGGGCGCGACCATACCAACGGCCGGGGAATACAGTGTCATCCATCATTATGATCACGTAATAGTCCGCTTTCGCTGCGGAGGCTTTTGCTTTGATCGCTGTTTCGACATCCATGGGCGAGCCCATCACCGTGACGTTAACTGACCCAATCTCCTGCAACCCCTGCGTCTGATTTCGACCAATCTCTTGCGGTGTCTCTTTGGCCGGTGGCGCGGGTTGAGGCTTACCTTCCAGCGCAGCACAGCCGCTGATAAGCAGGGCAAACAGCAGCGGCAGCAAGGCGCGCGTGGGTTTCTTCTCTCTACTGATAGCCATAGTGTAGTTCCTGATGGGTTTCACTTTGGAGGATTGTTCCCGAAGTGTTAGCTTGAGCACTGATTTCGAATGAAAGTATCTGGAAAGCGTAATCTGGCTCTCATCATGCGCAATGCTTATGCGGAATCTGGCTTGCGCCAGCGCGCTGCGGGTGGCATATCTGCACTATAGATTACGGAGGGAAAAATGATTGAAATTCAGACAGACCACTTCGCAGGTAATGAGGTGCTACACGCCTTCCCGACCGGAAAAGGGCAACAACCGCTCCCCTGTGTCGTCTTTTATCACGGCTTTACCTCATCAAAGCTGGTTTACAGCTATTTCGCCGTCGCGCTGGCGCAGGCGGGTTTTCGCGTGATCATGCCCGATGCGCCCGATCATGGCGCGCGTTTTAGCGGCAA is a genomic window containing:
- the bsmA gene encoding biofilm peroxide resistance protein BsmA translates to MAISREKKPTRALLPLLFALLISGCAALEGKPQPAPPAKETPQEIGRNQTQGLQEIGSVNVTVMGSPMDVETAIKAKASAAKADYYVIIMMDDTVFPGRWYGRALLYRS